The Alphaproteobacteria bacterium genome contains a region encoding:
- a CDS encoding PQQ-dependent sugar dehydrogenase, whose product MRRALIFLLAACCVTPAFAQTFPSSAGNLSVETVARGLDHPWGLAFLADGRMLVTERPGRMRIVTRDGKLSPPLANVPQVRASGQGGLHDVALDRDFASNKTIYFCFAEPASGGGRTSLARARLADGKAPQLDDVKVVFRQEGPLSGGNHYGCRIVQGRDDNLWLTMGDHWAYRNEAQNLGNHLGKIVRVTTDGAAPPDNPFVGRNDAKPEIWSYGHRNSQGAALHPVTGKLWEHEHGPMGGDEVNIPLAGKNYGWPVIGYGVNYDGTKAHESSAKPGMEQPIKYWVPSIAPSGMAFYTADLFPAWKGNLFVGALAGQMLVRLELDGETVTKEERLLTGLGERIRDVRQGPDGALWLLTDAGSGRVLRLAPAR is encoded by the coding sequence ATGCGGCGAGCGCTTATCTTTCTCCTCGCCGCTTGCTGCGTGACGCCGGCTTTCGCGCAGACGTTTCCCTCGAGCGCGGGCAATCTTTCCGTCGAGACGGTCGCACGCGGGCTCGATCATCCCTGGGGTCTCGCATTCCTGGCCGACGGACGAATGCTTGTGACCGAGCGGCCGGGCCGCATGCGTATCGTCACGCGCGACGGCAAGTTATCGCCGCCCCTCGCAAACGTACCGCAAGTGCGGGCCTCCGGTCAGGGCGGATTGCACGATGTCGCGCTCGACCGCGATTTCGCCTCCAACAAGACGATCTATTTCTGCTTCGCGGAGCCGGCCTCCGGCGGCGGACGGACATCACTTGCCCGCGCGCGCCTCGCTGATGGCAAAGCGCCCCAGCTCGACGACGTGAAGGTGGTCTTCCGCCAGGAAGGACCGCTGTCGGGCGGCAACCACTATGGATGCCGCATCGTGCAGGGCCGTGACGACAATCTCTGGCTCACCATGGGCGACCACTGGGCCTACCGCAACGAGGCGCAAAACCTCGGCAATCATCTCGGCAAGATCGTGCGCGTCACGACGGACGGCGCAGCACCTCCCGACAATCCGTTCGTGGGACGCAATGATGCGAAGCCGGAGATCTGGAGCTACGGCCACCGCAACAGCCAAGGCGCCGCGCTGCATCCCGTGACCGGCAAGCTGTGGGAGCATGAGCACGGGCCCATGGGCGGCGACGAGGTCAACATTCCGCTTGCGGGCAAGAACTATGGCTGGCCCGTGATCGGCTACGGCGTCAACTACGACGGCACGAAAGCCCACGAGTCGAGCGCGAAGCCCGGCATGGAACAGCCGATCAAATACTGGGTGCCGTCGATCGCGCCCTCCGGCATGGCGTTCTACACCGCCGATCTGTTCCCGGCCTGGAAGGGCAATCTGTTCGTTGGTGCGCTGGCCGGACAGATGCTGGTGCGGCTCGAACTTGACGGCGAGACCGTCACCAAGGAGGAACGGCTGCTGACCGGCCTCGGCGAGCGCATCCGCGACGTGCGGCAAGGTCCGGACGGCGCGCTCTGGTTGCTGACCGACGCCGGCAGCGGGCGCGTGCTGCGCCTGGCGCCGGCGCGCTGA